A genome region from Christensenella minuta includes the following:
- a CDS encoding DUF2207 domain-containing protein: MKKLVRNAILFLAGLFILLMPLTAIAQAAPDYVIKSEEITIRVNRDNTYDISKKVTADFSQSVGETHGITETVPVDMKLQRMADGKYEETGAHAVLTNLEANVPSEASRDGNNMVIRLGDPDETVTGTVDYVYSYRYDMGPDTLAGADEFYYNLVSPDNTVPIEKLAFTIEMPEGFDAEKLGFTTGAEGSGTYDESALTYTVEGNIIRGEMAKTVESGYGVGVRIELPEGYYAGARLPVSYFVPAFCIGGAALVLVLILLAASGKRRAEVETVEFGPPEGMNSADVGYIIDGETDNRDVVSLLIFWADKGFLEIHQPDEKNMTFKKLQDLPQDANDYEKILFGKMFVLSDSIDIKDMRYEFADTINSAKKRIKAKYNTAQNRVYTKKSVAFRYVSTLLAAVPIAAVAAVAAYLDSMELFAAIIMGGVFMGLIGWLGALLISDSVSKRKSDKKSARAGKMAGGILILAGLAAASCLLFSTYLGWWIAVPAAAALVMALLSGLMPRRTEQGAQWAGRILGLKRFIETAEADRIKMMVKNDPASFYHILPYAYVLGVTDAWAKRFESIALEPPRWYYGYYGGTWSTLYFTRSLYRGMNNALASMTATKSSGGGSGYGGGGFSGGGAGGSSFGRW; the protein is encoded by the coding sequence ATGAAAAAACTGGTCAGAAACGCCATTTTATTTCTCGCGGGATTGTTTATCCTGCTCATGCCGCTTACCGCCATTGCGCAGGCGGCGCCGGATTATGTAATCAAAAGCGAAGAGATCACGATCCGGGTGAACAGGGACAATACGTATGATATTTCCAAGAAGGTGACGGCGGATTTCTCGCAGAGCGTAGGCGAGACCCACGGGATTACGGAAACGGTTCCGGTGGATATGAAGCTGCAGCGCATGGCGGACGGGAAATATGAAGAAACGGGCGCGCATGCGGTGCTGACGAATCTCGAGGCCAACGTGCCCAGCGAGGCCTCCCGGGACGGGAACAACATGGTAATCCGCCTCGGCGACCCGGACGAGACCGTGACGGGCACGGTGGACTATGTATACAGCTACCGTTACGATATGGGGCCGGACACGCTTGCGGGCGCAGATGAATTTTATTACAACCTGGTGAGTCCGGACAATACGGTCCCCATTGAAAAGCTCGCCTTTACGATTGAAATGCCGGAGGGATTCGATGCGGAAAAGCTCGGCTTTACCACCGGAGCGGAGGGAAGCGGCACCTATGACGAAAGCGCCCTTACCTATACGGTAGAGGGAAATATCATTCGCGGGGAAATGGCAAAAACAGTCGAAAGCGGCTATGGCGTAGGCGTGCGTATCGAGCTTCCGGAGGGATATTATGCGGGCGCGCGGCTGCCGGTCTCCTATTTTGTTCCGGCTTTCTGCATAGGCGGAGCGGCCCTGGTACTCGTGCTTATCCTGCTCGCGGCTTCGGGCAAGCGCCGTGCCGAGGTGGAAACGGTGGAATTCGGCCCGCCGGAGGGCATGAACAGCGCGGACGTCGGCTATATTATCGACGGCGAAACGGACAACAGGGACGTCGTTTCCCTGCTCATTTTCTGGGCGGACAAGGGCTTTCTCGAAATTCACCAGCCCGATGAAAAAAATATGACATTCAAGAAGCTCCAGGACCTTCCGCAAGACGCGAACGACTACGAAAAGATATTGTTCGGAAAGATGTTCGTGCTTTCGGACAGCATCGACATTAAGGATATGCGGTATGAGTTTGCCGATACAATAAACAGCGCAAAAAAGAGGATCAAGGCAAAATACAATACCGCGCAAAACCGTGTTTACACGAAAAAGTCGGTTGCGTTCCGATATGTTTCGACTTTGCTTGCGGCGGTTCCCATTGCGGCGGTCGCGGCGGTCGCGGCCTATCTCGACAGCATGGAGCTGTTTGCCGCAATCATTATGGGGGGCGTGTTTATGGGGCTGATCGGCTGGCTGGGCGCGCTTTTGATCAGCGATTCGGTCAGCAAACGGAAGTCGGACAAGAAATCCGCGCGCGCCGGAAAGATGGCCGGCGGAATTCTGATCCTCGCTGGGCTCGCGGCGGCTTCCTGCCTGTTGTTTTCCACCTATTTGGGCTGGTGGATCGCAGTGCCCGCGGCGGCGGCGCTCGTTATGGCCCTCCTGTCCGGCCTGATGCCCCGGCGGACGGAGCAGGGCGCGCAGTGGGCCGGACGCATCCTTGGGCTCAAGAGATTTATCGAAACGGCGGAAGCGGACAGGATCAAAATGATGGTAAAAAACGATCCGGCCAGTTTTTATCACATCCTGCCTTACGCGTATGTGCTGGGCGTGACGGACGCATGGGCGAAGCGCTTTGAGAGCATCGCGCTGGAGCCGCCGCGCTGGTATTACGGGTATTACGGCGGCACATGGTCTACGCTGTATTTCACGCGGTCGCTCTATCGGGGCATGAACAATGCGCTCGCCAGCATGACGGCGACGAAGAGTTCGGGCGGCGGCAGCGGCTATGGCGGCGGGGGCTTCTCCGGCGGCGGCGCGGGAGGCAGCAGCTTCGGCAGGTGGTAA